A stretch of Colletotrichum lupini chromosome 2, complete sequence DNA encodes these proteins:
- a CDS encoding MIZ/SP-RING zinc finger, which translates to MAPGLCGTGATYPALAFLDRPDCNFPTHFWLLPVGAHHEPLSATYPHGLSTAPLGTNDRSRSDVAPANLHEAVTEDTTTALSPRPRTMTSIQRHELQALVKLVNSNQLLNRQLSQICQLNGLTSSGVKAALQSRIVSAIEEAFKNSDATRFQQIQRSIETTRTGSSASPASQKSGRPATATPPVSMMRQDQYWGRNARPSGANGPALPGYGSSGTSFPQKSFEQTPNFDAGLSFKNSPFYEIQFRVGDVRSCEAMSQHRNMVSIPVKVSDNLNLNRVLDDKSLRIMVFCAGDSNGVQDIAFPHQSEIKVNGNEVKANLRGLKNKPGSTRPVDITSYLRLKNDNRNLVEFTYALTQKKFYLVLNICRITSAQDLADNIKKGQKIPKNKVIEEISKKAADTDIVTTSQVLSLKCPLSYMRLDVPCRSVNCSHIQCFDATSYLQLQEQGPQWLCPICNKPAPYAQLAVDDRQHGNSDDNGDVSRKLDDAAGRGHNKRQETAFG; encoded by the exons ATGGCCCCTGGCCTA TGCGGGACGGGAGCTACCTACCCTGCCCTTGCCTTCCTCGACCGACCCGACTGCAACTTCCCCACGCACTTTTGGCTCTTGCCTGTCGGCGCGCACCACGAGCCTC TATCCGCCACCTACCCCCACGGCCTGTCGACGGCGCCTCTAGGTACCAACGACCGAAGTCGATCCGACGTCGCACCTGCGAACCTTCATGAGGCCGTCACCGAAGACACCACCACAGCCCTTTCACCTCGCCCGAGAACCATGACCTCCATACAGAGGCATGAGCTCCAGGCTCTGGTCAAGCTGGTGAACAGCAACCAGCTTCTGAACCGCCAATTATCCCAAATTTGTCAGCTCAACGGGCTCACTAGCAGCGGCGTTAAGGCGGCTCTGCAAAGTCGCATCGTCAGTG CTATCGAAGAAGCCTTCAAGAACAGCGACGCGACTCGCTTCCAGCAAATCCAACGAAGCATCGAGACCACAAGGACCGGCTCCTCCGCTTCGCCCGCCTCTCAAAAGAGTGGACGTCCCGCCACAGCGACTCCGCCAGTGTCAATGATGCGGCAAGACCAATACTGGGGGCGCAATGCCCGCCCCAGCGGTGCGAATGGCCCTGCTCTGCCCGGGTATGGATCAAGCGGTACGTCATTCCCTCAAAAGTCCTTTGAACAAACGCCTAACTTTGATGCAGGGCTCTCTTTCAAGAACAGTCCCTTCTACGAGATCCAGTTCCGGGTCGGCGATGTGCGCTCGTGCGAGG CTATGAGCCAGCATAGGAACATGGTCTCGATTCCAGTCAAAGTCAGCGATAATCTCAATCTGAACAGAGTTCTCGATGACAAGTCACTACGCATCATGGTCTTCTGCGCCGGAGATAGCAATGGCGTCCAGGATATCGCGTTTCCCCATCAGTCGGAGATCAAGGTCAACGGTAACGAGGTCAAGGCGAATCTCAGAGGCTTGAAGAACAAGCCAGGCTCGACAAGGCCAGTCGACATTACGAGTTATTTGCGTCTGAAAAATGACAACAGAAATCTCGTTGAGTTCACCTATGCGTTGACTCAAAAG AAATTCTATCTTGTCCTGAACATCTGCCGTATCACCTCGGCGCAGGACCTGGCCGACAACATCAAGAAGGGGCAGAAGATCCCCAAAAACAAGGTGATTGAGGAGA TCAGCAAGAAAGCGGCGGATACAGATATCGTCACGACATCTCAAGTCCTGTCTCTCAAGTGTCCTCTATCCTACATGCGTCTTGATGTCCCGTGCCGCTCTGTCAACTGTTCGCACATCCAATGTTTCGACGCAACGTCGTACCTCCAATTGCAAGAGCAGGGTCCTCAGTGGCTTTGCCCGATTTGCAATAAACCGGCGCCATACGCACAGCTGGCCGTTGACGA TCGCCAGCACGGCAACTCCGACGACAACGGTGATGTCTCGAGAAAGCTCGACGATGCCGCGGGGCGTGGCCACAACAAGCGCCAAGAGACTGCATTCGGATAG
- a CDS encoding malate dehydrogenase gives MVKAVVAGASGGIGQPLSLLLKLSPLVDELALYDVVNTPGVATDLSHISSNAKIAGYLPKDDGAKAAFKDADIIVIPAGIPRKPGMTRDDLFNINAGIVKGLIEVAAEVAPKAFILVISNPVNSTVPISAEVLKAKGVFNPQRLFGVTTLDIVRAETFVAEISGKSTSELNVPVIGGHSGETIVPLFSKVKPSVSIADDKYDALVNRVQFGGDEVVKAKDGAGSATLSMAYAGYRFAEKVLKALKGEKGLVEPSYVYLPGVPGGEEIAKKTGVDFFSVPIELGPNGAEKAIDILGDITEKEQKLLEAAVAGLKGNIQKGVEFAHKAPQK, from the exons ATGGTCAAGGCCG TTGTTGCTGGCGCCTCCGGCGGTATTGGACAG CCTCTGTCCCTCCTCCTCAAGCTCTCTCCCCTCGTCGATGAGCTTGCCTTGTACGATGTCGTCAACACCCCCGGCGTCGCCACCGATCTCTCCCACATCTCTTCCAATGCG AAAATCGCTGGCTACCTGCCCAAGGATGATGGCGCCAAGGCCGCCTTCAAGGATGCCGATATCATCGTCATTCCCGCTGGTATTCCTC GCAAGCCTGGCATGACCCGCGACGATCTCTTCAACATCAATGCCGGTATCGTCAAGGGCCTCATCGAGGTTGCGGCCGAGGTTGCCCCCAAGGCCTTCATCCTTGTCATCTCCAATCCTGTCAACTCCACCGTCCCTATTTCCGCCGAGGTTCTGAAGGCCAAGGGCGTCTTCAACCCTCAGCGTCTGTTCGGTGTCACAACTCTCGACATTGTCAGAGCCGAGACCTTCGTTGCCGAGATCTCCGGCAAGTCCACCAGCGAGCTCAATGTTCCCGTTATTGGCGGTCACTCCGGCGAGACCATTGTTCCCCTCTTCAGCAAGGTCAAGCCTTCAGTGTCCATCGCCGACGACAAGTACGATGCTCTCGTCAACCGTGTCCAGTTCGGTGGTGACGAGGTTGTCAAGGCCAAGGACGGCGCTGGTTCTGCCACTCTCTCCATGGCCTACGCTGGCTACAG ATTCGCCGAGAAGGTCCTCAAGGCCCTTAAGGGCGAGAAGGGTCTTGTTGAGCCTAGCTACGTCTACCTCCCCGGCGTTCCCGGCGGCGAGGAGATTGCCAAGAAGACCGGCGTCGACTTCTTCTCCGTTCCCATCGAGCTTGGC CCCAACGGTGCTGAGAAGGCCATCGACATTCTTGGCGACATCACAGAGAAGGAGCAGAAGCTTCTGGAGGCTGCGGTTGCAGGATTGAAGGGCAACATTCAGAAGGGTGTCGAGTTCGCCCACAAGGCTCCCCAAAAGTGA
- a CDS encoding transporter particle component, whose amino-acid sequence MSFESVMPPYNATDPSASFLNSSCLDFLLIELVPMAFRVTRDLEAAPTDANSAGGGAAAAGGGASADALSTVSHSQGGGADGGAAPSSADGAAGGSTVRKLDEDEERDAVFYRLETLGYRVGQGLVERFSRDRPRFNDTLDVIKFVCKDLWSLVFRKQIDNLKTNHRGVYVLTDNSFKPFSRMSTEAGGQAVVRAQPFLWFPCGIVRGALAALGINATVQAETNELPAAIFQIKTLPSST is encoded by the exons ATGTCCTTCGAAAGCGTCATGCCGCCGTACAACGCCACGGACCCGTCGGCCTCCTTCCTTAACTCCTCCTGTCTCGACTTCCTCCTCATCGAGCTCGTGCCCATGGCCTTTCGCGTGACGAGAGACCTCGAAGCCGCGCCGACTGATGCGAATAGTGCCGGTGGGGGCGCTGCCGCTGCAGGAGGAGGTGCTTCAGCTGACGCGCTGTCGACGGTGAGCCACAGTCAGGGCGGGGGGGCCGACGGAGGTGCTGCGCCGTCGAGCGCGGACGGGGCTGCGGGCGGGAGCACAGTCAGGAAGCTGGATGAGGACGAGGAGCGAGATGCGGTGTTTTATCGGCTTGAGACGCTGGGATATCGTGTTGGGCAGGGGCTTGTTGAGAG ATTCTCGAGAGACCGGCCACGATTCAACGATACGCTCGACGTCATCAAGTTTGTCTGCAAGGATCTTTGGTCGCTTGTGTTTAGAAAACAGATTGACAACCTCAAGACAAATCACAGG GGCGTTTACGTACTGACAGACAACTCGTTCAAACCGTTCTCGAGAATGAGTACAGAAGCTGGCGGACAGGCGGTTGTTCGGGCACAGCCA TTCCTCTGGTTCCCGTGCGGGATTGTGCGCGGAGCGCTAGCGGCGTTAGGTATCAACGCAACTGTCCAAGCCGAGACCAACGAGCTGCCGGCAGCTATTTTCCAAATCAAGACCCTGCCGTCAAGCACATAA
- a CDS encoding ribosomal L28e family protein translates to MAATLPNVSADLIWEVVRAQNAFLVNRNDAGGLQLSRDPLNLVNKHSRKYAGFVNDKVRLHPRPIELDIPPSLERFDPSQHHAIGVVPNEKGGVKVISKNQKNFNKPSKGYTEVTYGGNKSSRKTYSAVARQAAAGGYRGDLREAAVQRVSAIRRSQRAVKATPEKKPRGVKAKAAAAAEAEA, encoded by the exons ATGGCCGCCACTCTGCCCAACGTTTCCGCCGACCTGATCTGGGAGGTCGTCC GCGCCCAGAATGCGTTCCTGGTCAACCGCAACGACGCCGGCGGTCTCCAGCTCTCCCGCGACCCCCTTAACCTGGTCAACAAGCACTCCCGCAAG TACGCCGGTTTCGTCAACGACAAGGTACGATTACACCCCAGGCCGATCGAACTCGATATTCCTCCCTCGCTCGAACGATTCGATCCTTCGCAACATCAC GCCATCGGCGTTGTCCCCAACGAGAAGGGTGGTGTCAAGGTGATCAGCAAGAACCAGAAGAACTTCAACAAGCCCTCCAAGGGCTACACCGAGGTCACCTACGGCGGCAACAAGTCTTCCCGCAA GACCTACTCCGCCGTTGCCCGCCAGGCTGCCGCCGGCGGCTACCGTGGCGACCTCCGCGAGGCCGCTGTCCAGCGCGTCTCTGCCATCCGCCGCTCCCAGCGCGCCGTCAAGGCCACCCCCGAGAAGAAGCCCCGCGGTGTCAAGGCcaaggccgccgccgctgccgagGCTGAGGCATAA